One stretch of Pseudomonas sp. NC02 DNA includes these proteins:
- a CDS encoding diiron oxygenase codes for MNPADYRSFADDWERRATIRTRPRRRLENDQKLIYPLSRQPLVLSATFIDRCPQCRDFVLLQTFYKFINDVVIFETEIVDKTARSIAKNRFSVPFPLACRYDAMTVVVDEDYHALVALDFMQQTIEMTGIPPLELPAQIELSRALPAALALAPEHLRDAVELIAVAIAENTVTHDVAAFSKDDSVKQSIRGLMADHLFDEGRHALFWTRLVRIYWQSADAADRDCIARILPVFLQHYLTHDLQKNFDLHLIEHLDVSDGTRSALRTEVQAMGFPITRQHPLIGNIMGFLNHSGLLQTPSVVGALDAFLAAPGGHP; via the coding sequence ATGAACCCTGCCGACTACCGCTCATTTGCCGACGACTGGGAGCGCCGCGCGACCATCCGCACACGCCCGCGGCGGCGGCTGGAAAACGATCAGAAACTGATCTATCCCCTGAGCCGACAGCCTCTGGTGCTGAGCGCGACCTTTATCGACCGATGCCCGCAGTGCCGTGATTTTGTCTTGCTGCAGACGTTCTACAAGTTCATCAACGACGTGGTGATCTTTGAAACCGAGATCGTCGACAAGACCGCACGCAGCATCGCCAAGAATCGCTTTTCGGTGCCCTTCCCGCTTGCCTGTCGCTACGACGCCATGACCGTGGTGGTGGACGAGGATTACCACGCCCTCGTCGCCCTCGATTTCATGCAACAGACCATCGAGATGACCGGGATCCCACCCCTTGAACTACCCGCGCAAATCGAGCTGAGCCGCGCCTTGCCTGCCGCACTGGCGCTGGCGCCCGAACACCTGCGCGATGCCGTGGAACTGATTGCCGTGGCCATCGCCGAGAACACCGTGACCCATGACGTGGCAGCGTTTTCCAAGGACGACAGTGTCAAGCAGTCCATCCGTGGGTTGATGGCCGACCACTTGTTTGACGAGGGCCGCCACGCGCTTTTCTGGACGCGCCTGGTGCGTATTTATTGGCAGTCTGCAGACGCCGCGGACCGCGACTGTATCGCCCGGATCCTGCCGGTTTTTCTCCAGCATTACCTGACCCACGACCTGCAGAAAAACTTCGACCTGCACTTGATCGAGCACCTGGATGTCAGTGACGGCACGCGCTCTGCGCTGCGCACTGAAGTGCAGGCGATGGGCTTTCCCATTACCCGCCAGCACCCGTTGATCGGCAATATCATGGGCTTCCTGAACCACAGCGGCCTGCTGCAAACGCCGAGTGTGGTTGGGGCGCTGGATGCCTTTCTTGCGGCGCCAGGAGGGCACCCATGA